A part of Populus alba chromosome 8, ASM523922v2, whole genome shotgun sequence genomic DNA contains:
- the LOC118045090 gene encoding B-box zinc finger protein 32-like, protein MKVDDKEVMAVKVCELCQREAGLYCDSDAAFLCFECDSNVHNANFVVSRHLRRVICSACNSLTGSSFSGTAPSLRRVTCLSCSPENKELDSISCSSSCSSTLSSACISTTETTRFENTRKVVEASCVTNIPARFSGGRLKRSRNLRSECVFVNWCERLGLNGNLVVQRATRAMALCFGRLVLPFRVSLAASFWFGVRSCGDKSVTTWQDLRRLEEVSGVPRKMISAVEMRIEHALRSRRSELHRNMEEGWADSTDCSA, encoded by the coding sequence ATGAAAGTTGATGATAAAGAAGTAATGGCTGTTAAAGTTTGTGAGCTCTGCCAGAGAGAAGCTGGTCTCTACTGCGATTCAGATGCTGCGTTTCTTTGTTTCGAATGTGATTCTAACGTTCATAATGCTAACTTCGTTGTTTCCCGTCATCTCCGCCGTGTAATTTGCTCCGCTTGCAATTCTCTCACAGGAAGCTCATTCTCCGGCACCGCCCCATCTCTTCGCCGTGTCACCTGCCTCTCTTGCTCGCCGGAAAACAAAGAACTGGATTCCATCTCCTGCTCTTCATCCTGTTCCAGTACTTTATCCTCTGCTTGCATTTCAACCACCGAAACGACGCGCTTTGAGAACACAAGAAAAGTTGTCGAAGCCAGCTGCGTCACCAATATTCCGGCAAGATTTTCCGGGGGTAGGTTGAAGAGATCGAGAAATTTGAGGTCAGAGTGTGTTTTTGTGAATTGGTGCGAAAGGTTGGGGCTCAATGGTAATTTAGTGGTGCAGAGAGCCACTCGGGCGATGGCGCTGTGCTTTGGGAGACTGGTTTTGCCGTTCAGAGTGAGCTTAGCGGCGTCGTTTTGGTTCGGGGTCAGATCATGTGGGGACAAGTCCGTTACAACGTGGCAGGATCTGAGGAGGTTAGAGGAGGTATCTGGGGTGCCGCGTAAGATGATATCGGCCGTTGAAATGAGGATTGAACATGCGCTGCGAAGCAGGAGATCGGAGCTGCATAGAAATATGGAAGAAGGTTGGGCTGACTCGACTGACTGCTCTGCATGA